The Eulemur rufifrons isolate Redbay chromosome 21, OSU_ERuf_1, whole genome shotgun sequence genomic interval CCCAGCCCTCAGGACAGACCCCGCCTCCACCCTTCTCCGCAGCTCCTGGTGGGGACTGTGCGTGGCAGTGCCGCAGGCTGGGGCTGGCGCAGCCGCCGGGCACCCTGGGCAGCGCTGGCCACCAGGCCTCCTCCTCGCTGGGGCCACTGGGCCTCCCGCCTAAAAGGGCAGGAAGTCGTCCACCTCGAGGCGCAGGAAGGGGCCCAGCAAGGCCCGGAGCTTCCAGACGGCGGCGCGGCTCAGCAGGGGCGGCACCAGCCCCTCGAAGGGCGCGGGGTCCACCACATACACATAGGCGGCGGTGCAGGCCAGCAGGGCGCCCAGCAGCAGCCTCAGGGCCAGCAGCCTGTGGGCAGCGGCggtcaggggcaggggctgcccgTGGGGACGGTCCGGGGCTGGGCTCTGCCCGCTCAGTGACCTACCAGAGCTGGCCCGTGACGCCCTCGGAACATCCCAGCTGTGGCCTCCCTTTCTGTCGGGGAGGGGCCAGGTCAGAGCCTGCTCCGAGGGCCGGGCGGAGGCCAGGTCCCTGGGCCAGGGGACCTGCGACGGACAGGGATCCCCTAGCCGCACCCCACCTCCCCCAAGAGGCTCCTGAAGCCACTTGCCAGGATGGCCCTGGGACCGCcactcccgcccccgccccggcctgCCCCTGAGCctgtttctccccctcccccagcaggacCCGTGGGGGCCGTCCCCACGCTGGGAGGGGTGCTGAGTGGGGGCTCACCGCCATGCACGCCATCTGCTGCTCCTTCCTGGCCTGGGCGCGACACTGGGCCCGCTCCCTGGGGGGCCGCACTGTCAGGACTCCCCCAACCTCCCCAGCCTGGCACCACCCACTGGTTTGGTGCCACAGAGCTGGGGCTCAAGGGTGGGTCCAGCCCATCCTGACCAGGACACCTTCCCGTCCGGGCCCCTCACGTCACCCCAGAATCTCCAGCTGAATGTCCTCCATCTGATCCAGCACGCCCCGGATGTCCTTCTTGAGGTTCTGGGGGCAGAGGAGGTAGGTAAGGCAGGCCCCCCGCCCCCTGTCGCTCTCCCCGCCTCTCACCCTCACCCTTCGTCTCCCGGGGGTTGCCTGAAGGGGACCTACCAGGAGCCCCGTGGCCTGGTTGTTCAGGGCCATGTGCACCTCGGCCACGCCGTCCCacacctgggggcaggggaggcagggtcACACCTTCGGAGCAGAACCCACCAGGAGGGTCCCTagcaccccctcccaccccggccaGGCGGGCACCTCAGTGATGGCCATCTTCTTCCTCTCAAAGGACAGTCGGATCTGCTGCAGCTCGTTCTGGGGGACGGACAGCAGGGtggccagcccctcctccaggcccACCTGGGACTGCCGCACGGAGGCCCCTCccccgcagcccctgccccaggcccacctGGGACTGCCGCACGAAggcccaccccccgccccccgcagcccctgccccaggcccacctGGGACTGCCGCACGGAGGCCCCTCCCCCCCGcagcccctcctccaggcccACCTGGGACTGCCGCACGGAgggccaccccccgccccccgcagcccctgccccaggcccacctGGGACTGCCGCACGAAGGCCTCCTGCCCTTGGCATAGCTCCTGCCGCAGCAGCTGCAGAGGGGCCCGCTCCTCCAGGGGCTGGGTGCCGGCCGGCTCGGGGGGCTATGGGAGAGCCCCCAGTTCGGTGGCCATGGACGGATGGGGGTGTGCTGCATGGGGTCCCAGGGCCACGCCCGCCGCCCGCCACACGGCGCTCACCCAGGCCAGGGCTGTGCAGCTGGAGTGCTCAGGACACAGGGGAAGGAActgctgccctggccccaggAGGGCCCCCAGCTGCTCCCGAAGATCCTGGTTCTGCCTTTTCTGGGGgcgagagacagagaggggacGCCTGTCACAGCCGCTCCTCCGAGGAGGGTGCAGCCCGTGGCCCAGGCAGCAGCTCACCAGGCTGTGATTCTCCTGCTCCAGCTGCAGAAAGGACTGTTCTGCAGACCCCAGCGGCCGGCactggagtggggagggggctgccctgGGTGAGGCTGGGGCCCCACCCCCGGGCGTCAGGGGCGGGCATGGGCAGGGTCTGGACCCTGAGCTGGCGGGTGGACCCTGCCTGGGAGCCCCCTGCTCTCGGCCTGGGTGCAGCGACCAGCCCCACCCCGGCCCTGCCCCCACTTCTTGTCTCGGCCCCGCAGGGTCTCTTGTTCTCTGCTGTGGCATCTCTCCCTCTTCGCAGGAGAGGAAGATCCCAGGAGACTCaccccccaccctgggccccccaccccctgtccctgGGGCTGGGAAAGGCCTTTCGGACTCCACTGAGTGATGGGAGGTGAGGGGGACCAGGCAGGGCCACCTTACAAATCCCTGGCAGGGCTGGTCCAGGCATCCTCCATGGCCGCtcgaggctggggctggggctgggggacatGGGGGGTGGGAATGGCCGCAGGGGCCCAGGGTTTTCGGCTCCTCCATCCCTCCCTGCGACCCCTTCCTGACCCCGGGTCCAGGCTCTGGCCTGGCCCGACCTGCCACCCTCTTACTGAGGACACTCTGGGATCCCACTGGCTCCCAGGCTGCCCCAGGCTACCGTCACAAAGGCGGGCGCAGCCAAGGAGGTCACAATGGGCTGGGCTATGGCCAGAGCCGGGTGCTGGGCCCCTCCCACCGGCTCTAGTCCTGAGGTCACCCTACCTGgtctcctccctctgctctcccccgccaccccgctccccccacccctgccagtggctagttttcttttttttttttttttttgagacagagtctcactctgttgcccgggctagagtgagtgccgtggcgtcagtctagctcacagcaacctcaaactcctgggcttaagtgatcctactgcctcagcctcccgagtagctgggactacaggcatgcgccaccatgcccggctaattttttgtatatatatattttagttgtccatataatttctttctatttttagtagagacggggtctcactcttgctcaggctggtctcgaactcctgacctcgagcgatccacccgcttcggcctcccagagtgctaggattacaggcgtgagccactgcgcctggcctagttttcttaaaatgtaaaacacacacacactcagggtGCACAAACAATCAAAGAGCAAAGGTGGTGTCCAGGTGGAGCGTCTCGCCCAGCCCCATCTCTGGTCCCTGCCACGAGCACGTCCGCGAGCCCCTCCCGCGCAGGCTGCCTGCCCCTGCGCAGCCCGGTCCGCCCCTGCCCGCCGCACAGGCGAGATCACCCTACAGCCCGGCTTGTGTTTGTTCAACCTACTGtatctttgagatttttttttaaattattttttagctatttatTGAATTGCCATTATGTATCCTCTGTTTGtggatggggaaaccgaggcacgaAGACCTTTAATTCCTTGCCGAAGGCTTGTTCCTGGTGGCACCAGGTTCCAGCTCGCTCTTCACCACTTTGGGGGCTTCTGGTGACTGCACTTGGTGGTGGGGCCAGACTCGGTTCCCTGGGCTGGTTCTCGTTCCTTCTTCCCGACATGCCACCACCCCGCGGTCCCACCGCCCCTCTCGGCCCGTGTCCTGCTCTGTCTCGGCTCCCTCCCTTGCTCTCGGAAGCAGCCCCTCAGGAAGCTGGCTCAGCCCTGGTGTGGTGGCAACACCCGGCCTCCCTCCGATGTCCTTGGTCTCTGCATGTGCCTTTGGCTCCTCACCAGAGGCGGGTCGCTCTGCACCCGAGGCTCTGGGCCAGCCTTGGAGCCACCTGGCCGTGGGCTGTTGCTGAGCTGTCCCGGGCAGAGGTTTGCAAGATGCCTGGCCCTCGGGCCTCCACCTCCCTCTCGGCTCTGGGGGCTCCTCTGAGGGGGAGGCCCGCGCTGGGCTGCAAGATGAGAGgtcatcccatcccatccccccaGCTGCCTGGAGATGGGGGACGCAGCCCTGTGAGACCCCCAGAGagccagccccagggccagccaaGTCTCAGACCACACGCCACCGAGCCCCAGGCTAAATCAGGGTTGTTTTCGCTGCGGAGCTTTGGACTGTCACCTGGCAGTCACAGGTCTGGAAACATCTAACTGACCTCACGCCTGCTGGACGTCGGGCTGGGGAGAGAATCAGGTCCGAGGAGTCTTCCCCCGGGAATGTGAGGCTGGCCTGGTGGTCCTCTCGGTGCGAGGGCAGGCCATCCTGGGGCTGTCTCTGGACGCCTTGGGCCCTCTCTGACCCCCACGGCTCTGGGAGATCACGATGACTGAGAGTGTTTCCTTAGCACTTGGGCGTCTTCCACCCTGAGGCTCGAGTTTCTTGAATAAAATTTCTCCTTACGCTGCTCATCTTGGACgcccctgcccactgccccgTCCCAGCAGTCAGATGTTGGGCCTTTGGTCCATCTTATaagttcttcccttttttctaccTGTCTTTGTTACTTGTACGTACATTTCTCTGAATTGTAACACGCAtgcactctctctctttttttttttttaaatcgttTTGAATTTCAGCagtcatgtttttaatttccaagccATCTCTGCTGTTCCTCAAGTGCCTCCTGTTCTTGTTTCGGAGCATCCTGTTCTGCTTTAGGGATCAAGTGGGTTTTGGGGAGAGGAGAATCTTTTGctctctgtattttctctcttccctttctggttcttttttgtttgtctggtCTTGGGACTTTCCAGTAGACACTGTCCTCaaatgtttggcttttctttcctttctatttccgTTTGTAAGGGAGGCAGGCGGAGCTGACGGACACACTTCTCTCTCTGTTAATTCTAGAGAGCCGGGGCGGCAGGCAGGGCCCTGGGAAGGAGGCGTCTCCCTCTGGGGTTCTAAGGTCTGGAATAGGGGACATGTCGGAGGCGCTGCCGAGACGGTGCCTGTTCATGCCTGCTGTCCTGCCCTGACTATTCAGAATGCTGTCTCCCTCACAGCAGTGGGGAGGTCACTGCAGGCCACTCTGGCCTGTCCCATTCTGCCCTTGCCTTGCTGACACCCGGGCCGTCCTGCTGGGGCAGCTCCACTTCCCGTCTCAAGAAGTTTCTCGAGGTTCCTTGTCTGCGGGTGGCCTCTCTCCGGCTGATTGCCACGTGGGGCACTGGGGCACTGGGGGAGGCAGCTCAGGCCGTGCCCAGCTGGACACTGTGGCCCTGGCTGCAGGACGTCGCTCTGGGTTTCTAGCGCCAGGGGGACGGTGCCTGTGCGGCCCAGTACCAACAGGCTCCGGCCGGGCGTGAACGAGACGGGAAGGGCCTGGGGCCTGCACCAGCCGCCCCCGCGCTGCCCCCAGCTGCCCAGCTGGCCATCCGCTCAGCCACCAGGCGGAGGTGGCAGCTCCAGGgccctcccaggcctctgccctgtTCTTTCCTCACGGGAGTCTCACGGGGCGTCTTGGGGGTGGCCAAGGAAGGTCTCTCAGAGGACCCCAGAGGCAAAGTGGCCTGCGGCGGAGAGCTGAGGGTGGGGTCCTGCGTCCTGCTGTCTGTGCCAGGCACCCAGCTGGTGCCCGGGATGCTCAGTGGGGAGAGGTCTTCGTGGAGACTGGTGACCCCTGTAATGACGACAACAGGTCACAGGTGGACAGCCGGGTGGGGTCCTCAACCCCACCGGGGTGCCCAGGCCAGGCCATGAGCCCCGAGTGGCCTCAAGGTGGCGCCTGGGGCACCCTGGATACGCTGGTGTCTTCCTGCCAGTGTCTGCCAAGGGCACCTCCCTTCTCGGCCTGCGGACCCCACACTCCCAAAGCACCCACACCCTTCCCCAGGCCGTGCCCTTCCAGAAGGCTCGCTGGTCTCTCAGAGCCCCCTCCTCCCAGAAACCTTCCTGACCCCTCCCCGCATCCGTGCTGTGTGGCCCCGAGTTCAGAAGGCCCCGGGGGGGCCTCTCCGAGGGAGAGCGGGTGCCGTGGACGCACAGCCCTGGCGGGCCCCCACTCACGGGTCAGACAGGCCAACATGAGCCACGTGCCCTGCACATCGTGtccggggctgggctgggcctgggggtccATGTGGAGTCTGGGCTCCGGGATGTCCGTCAGAGGAGGGCCCAGTCTGCATCGGGTCAGGGCCCTGGCCGGAAGCCGGAACTCCTGGCCACGCGGGCGGAACGTGTGGCCAGCCGGAGCGTGTTCCGGGGGGGCCATGGCCCcgttgccaggcactgtgcctccCTGGACACCGGTTGCCATGGAAGCCGCTTCTTGCCCATGTTGCCATGACGCCCAGATGGCCTTGAGGAGCCTGGagcagtggggaggggctggccctCTCGCCCTCCTCCcaggggtgggggtcgggggtaAGGAgaccctgggctgggggctgagagCGGGGGCCGACGGGGGCGCTCCTGCCGTCCGCAATGAGCATTGATGGTCAAGGCCCCAGCTCATTTCAAAGCCTGAAAACCGGCCCTGCACGGATGGGACTTGGGGTCACTGGGCCAGCCACAGCCCTCGGGGACCTCCTGTCTGTATCCCCTAACCCGGCTCCTGGGCCACACCCACCAGGCTGGCCATCAGGGGACTGCTCCGTCTCCAGCCCTCAGTGCTGCCACCATGGAGAGCCAGGGGTCCCAGCAGACTCTGGAGAAATGTCCCTTGCCCtggagcagccctgggctgggcgttgcctgcttccctgccctcccGGGGCCTGGGCATGGCCCGAGCCATAAGCTCCTTTGTGCACGTGGGTATGAGGTGCAGGGTGGTCTTCGGCCAGGGCCTGTGAGGCTCCAGGTGTGGTCTTGGGCCACCCAGGTGCCCCTAGACTCACAGCCAAGAGGACGGGTCCACTGGGGGCCgtgtgaggggtggggtgggctgcagAGTGACTGCCCCTGCCAGGGCCAGCGGCAGGTGGATGCATGTGGCCGGGTGCCAGgtggcctcccctgccctcccttcccagcccgtGGGGGCAGCCCTGTGGGGACAGCGAACAGGCGATGGGGCTGGGCCCGTGGGTCCCCCGAGGTATTCCCACATCAGAGGCAAGGCTCCAAGAGGGGAGGGGACTCCTgcctcttccctgtccccaggctgTGGCCGTGGCAGGCCATTTGTTTCCCCTCCCGGATGGCTCTCTAGACACCTGCtgctca includes:
- the CCDC188 gene encoding coiled-coil domain-containing protein 188; translated protein: MEEPKTLGPCGHSHPPCPPAPAPASSGHGGCLDQPCQGFVRWPCLVPLTSHHSVESERPFPAPGTGGGGPRVGGESPGIFLSCEEGEMPQQRTRDPAGPRQEVGAGPGWGWSLHPGREQGAPRQGPPASSGSRPCPCPPLTPGGGAPASPRAAPSPLQCRPLGSAEQSFLQLEQENHSLKRQNQDLREQLGALLGPGQQFLPLCPEHSSCTALAWPPEPAGTQPLEERAPLQLLRQELCQGQEAFVRQSQNELQQIRLSFERKKMAITEVWDGVAEVHMALNNQATGLLNLKKDIRGVLDQMEDIQLEILGERAQCRAQARKEQQMACMAKGRPQLGCSEGVTGQLWLLALRLLLGALLACTAAYVYVVDPAPFEGLVPPLLSRAAVWKLRALLGPFLRLEVDDFLPF